From one Pseudopipra pipra isolate bDixPip1 chromosome 2, bDixPip1.hap1, whole genome shotgun sequence genomic stretch:
- the RGPD4 gene encoding ranBP2-like and GRIP domain-containing protein 4 isoform X6 yields the protein MMRRTKPEVERYVASVQAATSSPREKSMKGFLFAKLYFEIKEYELAKRYISTYLNVQERDPKAHRFLGQIYEAEDNIEKAFGCYKRSVELNPTQKDLVLKIAELLCNNDITDGRAKYWVDRAAKLFPGSPAIYRLKEQLLDCKGEDGWNQLFDLIQAELYARPDDVYINIRLVALYRSNNRLKDAVLHCQEAEKKIPLQSSLEWCSCVVETFEEYLESLQDLESDKNNWRTIKKDHLLAYSSFVKLTLSSRDVQECREALESFDRALQSVKPYVNGADELYRTYVEMKGQLYMHAGTLLLKMAQHNEAQWRAVCELAALCYLISFQVPQPKSKLIKGDQTGQDMLEMMACDRKSQSGHMLLNLSHGKQDFFKEIVESFANKSGSFTLFDSLFESGASRERSFIGTDDIGNVSTQAPVQVELNKYDIGAVRMHSGSLQHLVWLGLQWNSMSVLPPMRKWLKQLFHLPQETSRLETDAPESICLLDLEVFLLGVVFTSNLQLQEKFNSHYSAHQPQFLPLPVCKQLYTEDQRSWWDAVRTLLQRKSIPGTAAKLRLTVQRGISTLRTLEKHGLQPALIIHWAKSLQKTGINRNSFYDQKEYIGRSVYYWKKVLPMLEIIKKKRSISEPTDPLFKHFHSVDIQVFQVAAYEEEAHIAFAMLDAVDGKTDDALLAFEAIENVVSYWNLAMIFQRKAEEIENDAMLPEEHEEHKTYLLKARYYLMKIIAESSSDMSVTEKLPVSIETVREVLDTVIQELGENVEEGSLAFRNGLSRTVDSAMKHSTPSPTKFSLSPTKSYKFSPKTPPQWAEDHKSILQMICQQVEALKNEMQEMKLNNSNTNASSRWSAENYGTDTMPDGYQRAQNLHEAPLTVATTGPSVFYSQSPAYNSQYLLGTAATNVTPTKPPVYGMNRLTPQPHIYSYQPPMHTPPLQNTSGCMFSQEMYGPPLRFDSPGTALISPRAGDDYYNYSVPQASTNPTLPKPGYFTNRSVTPPTLKPAESKVMPKFGQPGTTEGSKTPLPTPAQPSQTPTFKFKPNFKSNDGDFTFSSPPQVAPQPLNAPYNSRESLLDLLTSDKPLQDDRYVEQKPVNDHTNSSRNIFNFSNKHIPGISLRENMGQNAHKNLAFEKNDTFSVQEPSKPVFMTSNSDLANRSHETEGGSTHGGDEDDDGPHFDPVVPLPDKIEVKTGEEDEEEFFCNRAKLFRFDAESKEWKERGIGNVKILKHKVSGKFRLLMRRDQVLKICANHYINTDMKLTPNATSDKSFVWHALDYADELPKPEQLAIRFKTPEEAMLFKKKFEEAQNILKSLGSSADASVTQNSGTAKETTNQDIKEPSTSISGTLNLSFQFPKDGVSSESDSKSSLTATSTASGPTISFGKDAQQAYSSGGFGQHLMKKDQWECKVCLVPNEATAKNCVSCQNPNEDMWETHDTPLTGSVSFKASGNTVQDKFGSAFAKKEGQWDCSVCSVRNEPTASKCVACQNPNKSNTGVSSQQTSAKFGQAIAPKAIQNDLSTAFSKKEGQWDCSVCLVRNEAKNVNCCSCQSPNPQNQPNMPIPTVQASPAPGFGSIADTSKPQKNGFEGLFTKKEGQWDCSTCLVRNEGSSPACVACQTPNPSGKPAGDASSAPPFGLKSKLPELDGGQLGTGFKFGLDQGKTPSFTFQISSDTESKSAKEGFNFSMQVPAGGFKFGIQESSKNTTKKDEPSKECTTGFLKNTDEKDKKELPSDSRIGFQFQETADKEKGDFVFGQNSTSTFAELAKSTPKEGFQFGKKDPNFKGFSGAGEKLFSTQNSKMDHKANTSADLGEKDDDVYKTEDSDDIHFEPIVQMPEKIEPFTGEEDEKVLYSQRVKLFRFDPETSQWKERGVGNLKILKNEVNGKVRILMRREQVLKVCANHWITTTMNLKQLSGSDKAWMWMANDFSDGDAKLEHLAAKFKTPEQAEEFKQKFEECQRLLLDIPLQTPHKLVDTGRTAQLIQKAEEMKCGLKDLKTFLTDDKTKLSEEENVNSVSASSTSDLVIKPHAESTGPTLEWDNYDLRGEALDDSVSSSVYATPLASSPVRKNLFRFGESTTGFSFSFKSALSPCKSPAKQNQSRTSVGTDEDSDVTQEEERDGQYFEPVVPLPDLVEVTSGEENEQVVFSHRAKLYRYDKDANQWKERGIGDIKILQNYDNKQVRIVMRRDQVLKLCANHRITPDMNLQQMKGSDRAWVWTACDFADGERKVELLAVRFKLQDVADSFKQTFDEAKRAQERETLITPLSSRANTPKESPCGKNAVAVLEETTRERTDLSHGDGTSDVTVEAAEVSNTSETPTKTVVSPPKFVFGSESVKSIFSNEKSKTFTFGNTSATGSLFGFSFNPPKKSESHIPASQNTAKKEPEVSEPPKSSNATQKPVDSKVDDFPTTAQDGPSNFSFRILEKAEKTTVSEDNLSSDDVIIVYELTPTPEQRALADFLKLPSTFFCYKNKPGYVSDEDDDEDYETAVKKLNGRLYPSDSEEKKKQQDPVKGIAGKSKFSSERKCAATWEKKPTPEEKAEAEAQQVPSTSVCGVSSDTEHNSPEDLKSEATIQETKENEVASSSDLACTSKEEMPPPSNDEVTVFVQSATSSEETDSSTETVQVLQTSSRAVDTPVDLSTKKSDSDCSESTQENRVISFGFGNTAGLSFADLASKSSGDFAFGSKDKNFKWANTGAAVFGDTARKADEDEGGSDDEVVHSDDIHFEPIVSLPEVEVKSGEEDEEILFKERAKLYRWDRDATQWKERGVGEIKILFHTQKKYYRVLMRRDQVLKVCANHVITKEMNLVPSDTSNNALIWTATDYADGEVKVEQLAVRFKSQEMANSFKRRFEECQLSLSELQKGHLSLAAGLSKDTNPVVYFEVSADDEPLGHITMELFSNIVPRTAENFRALCTGEKGFGFKNSRFHRIVTDFVCQGGDITNHDGTGGQSIYGTAFEDENFEVKHTGPGLLSMANKGRDTNNSQFFITLKKAEHLDFKHVVFGFVKDGMDVVKKIESFGSPKGLVNARIVITDCGQI from the exons ATGATGAGGCGCACGAAGCCCGAGGTGGAGCGCTACGTCGCCTCCGTGCAGGCCGCGACTTCGTCCCCCAGAGAG aaatCGATGAAAGGATTCCTCTTTGCTaagctgtattttgaaataaaagaatatgAACTTGCTAAAAG ATACATATCTACATACCTCAATGTACAAGAGAGAGATCCCAAAGCACACAGATTTCTTGGACAAATTTATGAAGCTGAGGATAACATAGAAAAAGCTTTTGGGTGTTACAAG CGATCCGTGGAGTTGAACCCAACACAGAAAGATCTTGTATTGAAGATTGCAGAGTTACTATGCAATAATGACATTACTGATGGAAGAGCAAAATACTGGGTTGATAGAGCTGCTAAGCTCTTCCCTGGGAGTCCTGCTATTTACAGGTTGAAG GAGCAGTTACTGGATTGTAAAGGTGAAGATGGGTGGAACCAGCTTTTTGACTTGATTCAAGCAGAACTTTATGCAAGACCAGATGATGTCTACATAAACATCCGACTAGTTGCACTCTACCGTTCAAATAATAGATTAAAAGATGCTGTGCTCCATTGTCAGgaggcagagaagaaaatacctTTGCAGTCAAGCTTGGAATGGTGTTCCTGTGTTGTAGAGACATTTGAG GAATATCTGGAATCTTTACAAGACTTGGAATCTGATAAAAATAACTGGAGAACTATCAAGAAAGATCATCTGCTGGCCTATTCCAGCTTTGTCAAACTCACACTTTCTTCTAGAGATGTTCAGGAATGCAGAGAGGCACTTGAAAG TTTTGACCGAGCACTTCAGTCAGTGAAACCATATGTGAATGGGGCTGATGAGTTGTATCGTACCTATGTGGAAATGAAAGGACAGCTGTACATGCATGCTGGAACTTTGCTGCTGAAAATGGCCCAACACAATGAGGCACAGTGGAGAGCTGTGTGTGAACTAGCAGCATTGTGTTATCTCATAAGTTTCCAG GTTCCTCAACCAAAGTCAAAACTAATAAAGGGGGATCAAACTGGACAAGATATGCTAGAAATGATGGCCTGTGATCGAAAAAGCCAGTCTG GTCATATGCTGCTGAACTTAAGCCATGGCAAGCAAGACTTCTTTAAAGAGATTGTGGAATCATTTGCAAACAAGAGTGGTTCATTTACGTTGTTTGATAGCCTCTTTGAGAGTGGAGCTTCAAGGGAGAGATCTTTTATTGGCACAGATGATATTGGAAATGTCAGTACACAAGCACCAGTGCAAGTGGAACTCAATAAATACGATATTG GTGCTGTTCGAATGCACAGTGGCAGTCTCCAGCACCTCGTGTGGCTTGGCTTGCAGTGGAACTCTATGTCAGTCTTACCCCCGATGCGCAAGTGGTTAAAACAGCTTTTCCACTTGCCTCAGGAAACATCAAGACTTGAGACAGATGCTCCTGAATCCATTTGCTTGTTAGACCTTGAA gtATTCCTACTCGGGGTGGTATTCACTAGCAACCTGCAATTGCAAGAGAAGTTTAATTCTCACTACAGTGCACATCAGCCTCAATTCTTACCATTGCCAGTGTGCAAACAACTCTATACTGAAGACCAAAGATCCTGGTGGGATGCTGTTCGTACCCTTCTTCAGAGAAAATCAAT accaggaacagcagcaaaactgagGCTTACTGTACAGCGTGGCATAAGTACTCTGCGGACACTGGAGAAGCATGGCCTGCAACCTGCCTTAATCATACACTGGGCAAAAAGCTTGCAAAAAACA GGAATTAACCGGAACTCTTTCTATGACCAGAAGGAATACATTGGACGAAGTGTCTATTACTGGAAGAAAGTTTTACCTATGCTGGAAATTATCAAAAAGAAGAGGAGTATTTCTGAACCTACTGATCCTCTCTTCAAACACTTCCATAGTGTAGACATTCAG GTCTTTCAGGTTGCAGCATATGAAGAAGAGGCACATATAGCATTTGCCATGTTGGATGCAGTTGATGGCAAAACTGATGATGCTTTGTTAGCATTTGAAGCTATTGAGAATGTGGTTTCCTACTGGAATCTTGCCATG ATTTTCCAAAGGAAGGCAGAAGAGATCGAAAATGATGCCATGCTGCCAGAAGAACACGAGGAGCACAAAACTTACCTTCTTAAAGCCAGGTATTATCTAATGAAGATCATTGCGGAAAGCTCCTCAGATATGTCAGTAACTGAGAAA CTGCCAGTGTCTATTGAAACTGTGAGGGAAGTGCTAGATACAGTGATCCAGGAACTTGGCGAGAATGTTGAAGAGGGAAGTCTTGCCTTCAGAAATGGTCTGTCACGAACTGTAGATTCAGCAATGAAACATTCCACTCCATCACCAACTAAGTTCTCTCTTTCTCCAACTAAGAGCTACAAG ttttctCCTAAAACTCCTCCTCAGTGGGCAGAAGATCACAAATCTATACTTCAAATGATTTGTCAGCAAGTGGAAGCTTTGAAG AATGAAATGCAAGAAATGAAACTTAACAATTCCAACACAAATGCATCTTCTCGCTGGTCTGCTGAAAACTATGGAACAGATACAATGCCAGACGGTTATCAGAGAGCACAAAATCTTCATGAAGCACCATTAACAG TTGCTACCACTGGTCCATCTGTGTTCTACAGCCAGTCTCCTGCCTATAACTCTCAGTATCTTCTCGGAACTGCCGCAACCAATGTAACACCAACAAAG CCTCCTGTCTATGGCATGAACCGACTTACACCTCAGCCACATATATATTCCTATCAACCACCAATGCATACACCACCTCTGCAAAACACTTCTGGTTGTATGTTTTCCCAAGAAATGTACGGCCCACCTCTACGTTTTGATTCTCCTGGTACTGCGCTCATTTCTCCTCGTGCGGGTGATGACTATTACAATTACAGTGTTCCACAGGCAAGCACAAATCCAACATTGCCTAAACCAGGCTATTTCACAAACCGTTCAGTCACGCCACCAACTTTAAAGCCCGCAGAATCAAAAGTGATGCCTAAATTTGGACAGCCGGGAACAACTGAAGGATCAAAAACACCTCTGccaacaccagcacagccaagtcagacaccaacttttaaatttaaacctAACTTCAAGTCTAATGATGGAGACTtcaccttttcttctccccctcAAGTAGCGCCACAGCCTCTTAATGCACCTTATAATAGCAGAGAAAGCCTCTTGGATCTTCTGACATCTGATAAACCTTTACAGGATGATAGATACGTTGAACAGAAGCCAGTTAATGATCACACGAATAGTTCAAGAAATATCTTCAATTTCAGCAATAAGCATATTCCAGGCATCTCTCTTAGAGAGAACATGGGACAAAATGCACACAAAAACCTGGCTTTTGAGAAGAATGATACATTTAGTGTTCAAGAACCAAGCAAACCTGTATTTATGACTTCAAATTCAGATTTGGCCAATAGAAGTCATGAAACAGAGGGAGGAAGCACCCATGGTGGAGATGAGGATGATGATGGTCCTCATTTTGATCCCGTGGTGCCGCTCCCTGATAAGATTGAAGTAAAGACAGGtgaggaagatgaagaagaatTCTTCTGCAACAGAGCCAAGCTCTTTCGTTTTGATGCAGAATCTAAAGAATGGAAAGAAAGGGGAATTGGAAATGTGAAAATACTGAAACATAAAGTATCTGGCAAATTTCGTCTCTTAATGAGACGAGACCAAGTGCTGAAAATCTGTGCAAATCACTACATAAATACTGATATGAAATTAACTCCAAATGCTACATCAGATAAGTCATTCGTATGGCATGCTTTAGATTATGCAGACGAGTTGCCAAAACCAGAACAGCTCGCAATTAGATTTAAAACGCCCGAGGAAGCaatgcttttcaaaaaaaagtttGAGGAGGcccagaatattttaaaatccttgGGATCAAGTGCTGACGCATCTGTGACTCAGAATAGTGGAACCgcaaaagaaacaacaaatcAGGACATCAAGGAGCCTAGCACATCCATTTCTGGAACCTTGAATTTGAGCTTTCAGTTCCCAAAAGATGGGGTGAGCAGTGAATCTGACAGCAAAAGCAGCCTTACAGCTACATCAACTGCATCTGGCCCTACTATTTCATTTGGAAAGGATGCTCAGCAAGCCTATTCTTCTGGTGGGTTTGGGCAGCATCTCATGAAGAAGGATCAGTGGGAGTGTAAAGTATGTTTAGTTCCAAATGAAGCAACTGCAAAGAATTGTGTATCGTGTcaaaatccaaatgaagataTGTGGGAAACACATGACACCCCATTAACTGGCTCTGTAAGTTTCAAAGCCAGTGGTAACACAGTGCAGGACAAATTTGGATCTGCTTTTGCTAAAAAGGAAGGTCAATGGGACTGCAGTGTCTGTTCAGTAAGAAATGAACCCACTGCCTCCAAGTGTGTTGCCTGCCAGAATCCAAACAAAAGTAATACAGGAGTATCTAGTCAACAAACTTCTGCTAAGTTTGGCCAAGCAATTGCTCCAAAGGCTATTCAAAATGACTTGAGTACTgctttttctaaaaaagaagGTCAGTGGGACTGCTCTGTATGCCTAGTCCGAAACGAAGCAAAAAATGTGAACTGCTGTTCTTGTCAGAGTCCTAACCCTCAAAATCAACCAAATATGCCTATACCTACTGTTCAGGCATCCCCTGCTCCTGGGTTTGGTTCCATTGCTGATACAAGTAAGCCACAGAAAAATGGGTTTGAAGGGCTTTTTACTAAAAAAGAAGGGCAGTGGGATTGTAGTACTTGTCTTGTGAGGAATGAAGGTTCTTCACCAGCCTGTGTAGCCTGCCAGACACCAAATCCATCTGGTAAGCCTGCTGGTGATGCTTCGTCAGCTCCTCCTTTTGGCTTGAAAAGTAAATTACCTGAACTTGATGGAGGACAGTTGGGAACAGGCTTTAAGTTTGGTCTTGATCAAGGCAAGACGCCATCGTTTACATTTCAAATTTCTTCTGATACTGAATCTAAGTCTGCAAAGGAAGGATTTAACTTTTCAATGCAAGTGCCTGCAGGTGGATTTAAGTTTGGGATACAGGAATCTAGTAAAAATACCACTAAGAAAGATGAGCCGTCCAAAGAGTGTACAACTGGCTTCTTAAAAAACACTgatgaaaaagacaaaaaggaacTGCCTTCAGATAGTAGAATTGGATTCCAATTTCAAGAAACAGCAGACAAGGAGAAAGGTGACTTTGTTTTTGGGCAAAATAGCACTTCCACTTTTGCTGAGCTTGCAAAAAGTACTCCTAAGGAAGGCTTTCAATTTGGCAAAAAGGACCCTAACTTCAAAGGCTTTTCAGGTGCAGgtgaaaagctgttttctacACAGAATTCTAAAATGGATCACAAAGCAAACACATCTGCTGACCTTGGTGAGAAGGATGATGATGTGTATAAGACAGAGGACAGTGATGATATCCATTTTGAACCTATAGTTCAGATGCCTGAAAAAATAGAACCATTTACAGGAGAGGAAGATGAGAAAGTGTTATACTCCCAAAGAGTAAAGTTGTTCAGGTTTGATCCAGAAACAAGCCAGTGGAAAGAACGTGGGGTGGGCAACCTGAAGATTCTTAAAAATGAAGTTAATGGGAAAGTAAGAATATTGATGCGTCGTGAGCAGGTACTGAAGGTGTGTGCAAATCACTGGATAACAACAACAATGAACTTGAAACAGCTCTCTGGCTCAGACAAAGCATGGATGTGGATGGCCAATGACTTCTCTGATGGTGATGCAAAGTTGGAACATCTGGCAGCAAAATTCAAGACACCAGAGCAGGCTGAGGAGTTCAAACAGAAGTTTGAAGAATGTCAGAGGCTACTGCTAGACATACCACTGCAGACACCCCATAAACTAGTTGATACAGGTAGGACAGCTCAGCTTatacagaaagcagaagaaatgaagTGTGGCTTAAAAGATCTCAAAACTTTTTTGACAGATGACAAAACTAAACtgtcagaagaggaaaatgtcAACTCTGTTAGTGCCAGCAGTACTTCTGATCTGGTTATAAAGCCACATGCTGAAAGTACTGGCCCTACTCTGGAATGGGATAACTATGACTTGCGTGGAGAAGCATTGGATGATAGTGTAAGTAGTTCTGTATATGCAACACCTCTTGCAAGTAGCCCTGTAAGGAAAAATCTGTTTAGATTTGGAGAGTCTACCACTGGTTTTAGTTTCAGCTTTAAATCTGCCTTGAGCCCGTGCAAATCTCCTGCCAAACAGAATCAAAGTAGAACATCAGTAGGCACAGATGAAGATTCTGATGTTACtcaagaagaagagagagatgGACAATACTTTGAACCTGTGGTGCCTCTGCCTGATCTTGTGGAAGTGACTAGTGGTGAGGAAAATGAGCAAGTTGTCTTCAGTCACAGAGCTAAGCTCTACAGATATGACAAAGATGCAAATCAGTGGAAAGAGAGAGGTATTGGGGATATCAAGATATTACAGAACTACGACAACAAACAAGTACGTATAGTAATGAGAAGGGACCAGGTACTAAAACTCTGTGCCAATCATAGAATAACACCAGATATGAATTTGCAGCAGATGAAAGGATCTGATAGAGCATGGGTGTGGACTGCATGTGACTTTGCCGACGGCGAAAGGAAAGTAGAACTTCTAGCTGTGCGATTTAAGCTGCAAGATGTTGCAGACTCATTTAAGCAAACTTTTGATGAAGCTAAGCGTGCCCAAGAGAGAGAGACACTGATAACACCTCTTTCTTCTCGTGCCAATACACCTAAGGAATCTCCGTGTGGTAAAAACGCTGTAGCTGTGCTAGAAGAAACGACCAGAGAAAGAACTGACCTCAGCCACGGTGATGGTACTTCTGATGTAACTGTAGAGGCTGCAGAGGTGTCAAACACTTCAGAAACACCAACAAAAACAGTGGTTTCTCCTCCAAAGTTTGTATTTGGATCTGAATCTGTCAAGAGCATTTTCAGTAATGAAAAGTCAAAGACATTCACGTTTGGAAATACTTCAGCCACTGGTTCGCTCTTTGGCTTCAGTTTTAATCCTccaaaaaaaagtgaaagccATATTCCAGCATCTcagaacacagcaaaaaaagaacCAGAAGTCTCTGAACCACCGAAAAGCTCTAATGCTACTCAGAAGCCTGTAGATAGCAAGGTAGACGACTTTCCTACTACAGCACAAGATGGTCCCTCTAACTTCTCATTTAGAATTCTGGAAAAAG CTGAGAAGACAACAGTGTCAGAAGACAATCTTTCATCTGATGATGTTATAATAGTTTATGAGTTAACACCTACCCCTGAACAGAGAGCTCTCGCTGACTTTCTCAAGCTCCCTTCAACATTCTTCTGTTACAAGAATAAGCCTGGATATGTGAGTGACGAGGATGATG ATGAAGACTATGAAACAGCTGTTAAGAAACTTAACGGAAGACTGTATCCCAGTgattcagaagagaaaaagaaacaacaagaTCCTGTAAAAG GCATTGCAggaaaaagcaaattcagcagtgaaagaaaatgtgCTGCTACTTGGGAAAAGAAACCAACTCCTGAGGAGAAAGCTGAAGCAGAAGCTCAGCAGGTTCCTTCTACATCTGTCTGTGGTGTCAGCAGTGATACTGAACATAACAGTCCAGAAGACTTAAAATCAGAAGCTACAATTCAAGAAACAAAA GAGAATGAGGTTGCAAGCTCAAGTGACTTGGCCTGTACCAGTAAGGAAGAAATGCCTCCTCCATCAAACGATGAGGTGACAGTATTTGTCCAGTCAGCTACCAGCAGTGAGGAAacagattccagcacagaaacagtGCAAGTATTGCAGACTTCATCCCGAGCTGTTGACACACCTGTAGACCTGTCAACTAAAAAGAGTGATTCAGACTGTTCGGAGTCAACACAAG AAAACAGAGTCATCTCATTTGGTTTTGGCAATACTGCAGGCCTGTCATTTGCAGATCTGGCTTCCAAAAGCTCTGGAGATTTCGCTTTTGGCTCAAAAG ATAAAAACTTCAAATGGGCAAATACAGGAGCAGCTGTGTTTGGAGACACTGCCCGTAAAGCAGATGAAGATGAAGGTGGTAGTGATGATGAGGTGGTACACAGTGATGATATCCACTTTGAGCCAATTGTGTCTTTACCAGAG GTGGAGGTAAAATCTGGAGAAGAAGACGAAGAGATTCTCTTCAAAGAGAGGGCAAAACTCTACAGATGGGACAGGGATGCTACTCAGTGGAAGGAGCGTGGTGTTGGAGAGATCAAGATCCTCTTCCATACACAGAAGAAATACTATAGAGTCCTAATGAGAAGAGACCAAGTACTTAAGGTCTGTGCAAACCATGTCATCACCAAAGAAATGAACTTAGTGCCCTCTGATACATCAAACAATGCTTTAATTTGGACAGCCACAGATTATGCTG ATGGTGAAGTAAAAGTTGAGCAACTTGCAGTCCGATTTAAAAGCCAAGAAATGGCTAATTCTTTCAAGAGGAGGTTTGAAGAATGCCAGCTAAGCTTGTCAGAACTACAGAAGGGGCACTTATCTCTGGCAGCAGGACTGTCAAAGGACACCAACCCTGTTGTGTATTTTGAAGTTTCTGCTGATGATGAACCTTTAGGACACATAACCATGGAGCTGTTTTCAAATATTGTCCCAAGAACTGCTGAAAATTTCAGAGCCCTGTGCACAGGAGAGAAAGGATTTGGATTCAAGAACTCCCGCTTTCACAGAATAGTCACCGACTTTGTGTGTCAG ggtgGAGATATAACTAACCATGATGGAACAGGTGGACAGTCAATTTATGGAACAGCATTTGAAGATGAGAATTTTGAAGTGAAACACACTGGTCCTGGATTGTTGTCAATGGCAAATAAGGGCAGGGATACAAATAATTCTCAGTTCTTCATAACACTTAAAAAAGCAGAACACTTGGACTTCAAGCATGTTGTATTTGGGTTTGTGAAAGACGGAATGGATGTCGTGAAAAAGATTGAATCCTTCGGTTCTCCTAAAGGGCTAGTAAATGCAAGAATTGTCATTACAGACTGTGGGCAAATATag